CAATATTTTCAAACCAATATAAACACTCCAAGAAACATTAGAAATGATGCACAGAATATGTTAAATAATATATTAAATAATATGGCTGAAACTGGAGAACTAGATAATTTAAGTCTAGACGAATTACTAGAAGAACAAGAATTACTAATAGATCAATTAGACCTAGACGACTACTGTTACTCAAATGATACATACACAGATAATAATGATATGCATTTCACTAATACAACAGATACATTAAGCCTATTTAATGAAAAATTAATTAATAATAGAAAAACTGCAAATAAAGTTAAAGTATAACTTAATTACATTAACCCCCACATTCATTTTCTTGAAAAAATATATTTAAAGATATAATAACAAATATAATATTGTTCTCAGGGCGGAGTGTAAGTCTCCACCGGTGGTAATTTAATCAGATTAATGATTAATAAGTCCACGAGCATAGTTTTATGTTGATTTGGTGAAAATCCAAAACCGACAGTTACAGTCTGGATGGAAGAGAATGTACATATAAAACCAAAATATACATTTAATCCCTTTTTTTAGCCCTGGTTCATAATATTTAAATCGATTAACAGGAGATATGATATTAATGAATCATGAAGATATGTTAGATGGAACACCAAATGAAAGAGTAGAATTAGCATTAGATACTCTTAGAAATGGAAAAGGTGTTATAGTTACAGATGATGAGTCACGTGAGAATGAAGGTGACATGTTCTTTGCAGCTGAAAGTGTTACAGAACAACAGATGGCCTTGTTAATACGTGAGGGTAGTGGAATAGTCTGTCTATGTATGAGTGAAGATGATGCTGATAAACTAGAATTACCTCTTATGGTTGAAAATAATACCAGTACATATAAAACAGCATTTACTATTAGTATAGAAGCCGCTGAGGGTGTTACTACAGGTGTATCTGCTAAAGACAGAGTCACTACTGTAAGGACTTGTGTTAAAGATAATGCAAAGCCTACTGATTTACATCATCCAGGCCATGTATTTCCATTAAGAGCTAAAAATGGTGGAGTACTTGAAAGGAACGGTCATACTGAGGCTAACATTGACTTGATGAGAATGGCAGGACTTAAACCTATGGGAGTTTTATGTGAAATAACAAATCCTGATGGAACAATGGCTAGAATGCCTAGAATAATTGAATTTTCAGAAGAGCATGATATGCCTGTTGTTACAATTCAGGATATTATTAAGTATAAAAAAGAAGTATACATGGATAATACATAATTTTTATTATTATATTACTGATTCCTTATTTTCATTAAATCACCTACATAATTAGAATAAATTGAGGAATATATTGAAATTATGTTACATGTAATTTCATATAATTTTTTTTCTTTTCAAC
This genomic interval from Candidatus Methanosphaera massiliense contains the following:
- the ribB gene encoding 3,4-dihydroxy-2-butanone-4-phosphate synthase translates to MNHEDMLDGTPNERVELALDTLRNGKGVIVTDDESRENEGDMFFAAESVTEQQMALLIREGSGIVCLCMSEDDADKLELPLMVENNTSTYKTAFTISIEAAEGVTTGVSAKDRVTTVRTCVKDNAKPTDLHHPGHVFPLRAKNGGVLERNGHTEANIDLMRMAGLKPMGVLCEITNPDGTMARMPRIIEFSEEHDMPVVTIQDIIKYKKEVYMDNT